One part of the Parasphingorhabdus sp. SCSIO 66989 genome encodes these proteins:
- a CDS encoding NAD(P)/FAD-dependent oxidoreductase — protein sequence MTAHISQYDTIIIGAGGAGLMCAAVAGQRGRSVLLIDHADKPGKKILISGGGRCNFTNLQAIPERFLSANRHFMKSALSRYDQHDFIAMVDRHGIAWHEKTLGQLFCDGSAKQIVAMLMDECPDDRVTLSLGAAIRDIRHSDGRFTVDYGDTTVTAASLVIATGGPSIPKMGATGFAYDVARQFGLKVVEPRPALVPLTLGGEDVLFRELSGVSAPVIARCGKTAFREAALFTHKGLSGPAILQISSYWRKGDAVQIDFLPDSAEDWLISAKQEHPRQHLPGLLGQHLPQRLSDALCGRLSERTAPLGECKDAQLRDWQRQLSDWRFVPNGSEGYAKAEVTAGGVSTAELSSKTMEAKKVSSLYFIGEGVDVTGWLGGYNFQWAWSSGWAAGQVV from the coding sequence ATGACTGCCCATATTTCCCAATATGACACCATCATCATCGGAGCCGGTGGCGCGGGTCTTATGTGCGCCGCTGTCGCCGGGCAGCGCGGGCGCTCGGTTTTGCTGATCGACCATGCTGACAAGCCGGGGAAGAAAATCCTGATCTCCGGCGGCGGGCGATGCAATTTTACCAATTTGCAGGCCATACCGGAGCGCTTTCTTTCGGCCAATCGGCATTTTATGAAGTCGGCGCTCAGCCGCTATGACCAGCATGACTTTATCGCCATGGTCGATAGGCATGGCATTGCCTGGCATGAGAAAACACTGGGGCAATTGTTCTGCGATGGCTCGGCGAAGCAGATTGTCGCGATGCTTATGGATGAATGCCCCGATGACCGGGTGACACTCAGCCTTGGGGCCGCGATCCGCGATATTCGCCATAGTGATGGGCGCTTCACCGTCGATTATGGCGATACAACCGTGACCGCCGCCTCGCTGGTGATCGCCACTGGCGGGCCGAGTATTCCCAAAATGGGAGCCACCGGCTTTGCCTATGATGTGGCGCGGCAATTCGGCCTGAAAGTCGTCGAACCGCGCCCGGCGCTGGTGCCGCTGACGCTCGGCGGTGAGGATGTGTTGTTCCGCGAACTATCGGGCGTGTCCGCGCCTGTGATCGCGCGATGCGGCAAGACGGCTTTTCGCGAGGCGGCTTTGTTCACCCATAAGGGTCTTTCCGGCCCGGCGATCCTGCAAATCTCCTCCTATTGGCGCAAGGGCGATGCGGTGCAGATCGATTTTCTGCCCGATAGTGCCGAGGATTGGCTGATCAGCGCCAAGCAAGAACATCCGCGCCAGCATTTGCCCGGCCTGTTGGGGCAACATCTGCCGCAGCGGCTATCCGATGCCTTATGCGGTCGTCTGTCGGAACGCACCGCGCCTTTGGGCGAATGCAAGGACGCGCAATTGCGCGACTGGCAGCGGCAGCTGAGCGACTGGCGCTTTGTCCCCAATGGCAGCGAAGGCTATGCCAAAGCCGAAGTCACCGCCGGCGGCGTCAGCACGGCGGAACTCTCCTCCAAAACCATGGAAGCAAAGAAAGTGTCTAGTCTGTATTTTATCGGCGAGGGCGTCGATGTCACCGGCTGGCTCGGCGGCTATAACTTCCAATGGGCCTGGTCCAGCGGTTGGGCGGCGGGGCAGGTGGTTTAG